One genomic region from Leptospira tipperaryensis encodes:
- a CDS encoding metallophosphoesterase, whose translation MENLKLALIGDVHGFWDRRDNEYFDKSDYDAILVTGDFPGYLPFSGRKVTRGIANLKKKVYWIPGNHDSTNLVQLLGEILHSKWMIRIGSIGHQFRLTRLKRQMGGAICVGYSVTDLDSKTVLVGARPLSMGGALSFLPLLKKEYGVSSFRDSFEKMKSLYPKIQGKECIVLAHNGPAGYGSKRDDIWGCDFRKKGGDWGDGDLRRFLDFLKERGERVSLILAGHMHHRIQDLNRDRTWKISENSFHTINAAKVPRILKTKEGNIHRHHIRLQRTNGVWDCKEIFVGEKGEERISLPED comes from the coding sequence ATGGAAAATCTCAAGTTAGCTCTCATTGGAGACGTCCATGGATTTTGGGACCGAAGGGACAACGAGTATTTTGACAAGTCCGATTACGACGCAATTTTGGTCACGGGAGATTTTCCCGGTTATCTTCCTTTCTCCGGCCGAAAGGTGACTCGGGGAATAGCAAACTTAAAAAAGAAAGTCTACTGGATTCCGGGAAATCACGACTCGACGAACCTGGTTCAGTTACTGGGAGAAATATTACATTCAAAATGGATGATACGTATCGGAAGCATCGGACATCAATTTCGTCTAACTCGCCTCAAAAGACAAATGGGTGGCGCAATTTGTGTGGGTTATTCCGTGACCGACTTGGATTCGAAAACGGTACTCGTCGGAGCTCGTCCTCTTTCGATGGGAGGGGCTTTGAGTTTTCTTCCCTTACTCAAAAAAGAATACGGAGTTTCTTCCTTTAGGGATTCTTTTGAAAAGATGAAGTCTCTTTATCCGAAGATTCAAGGAAAGGAATGTATCGTTCTGGCACACAACGGGCCTGCCGGATACGGATCCAAACGGGACGATATTTGGGGTTGTGATTTTAGAAAGAAGGGAGGAGATTGGGGAGACGGGGATCTTCGACGTTTTCTGGATTTTCTAAAAGAAAGAGGTGAAAGGGTTTCTCTGATTCTTGCGGGCCACATGCATCATAGAATCCAGGATTTAAACCGGGATCGAACTTGGAAGATCAGCGAGAATTCTTTCCATACAATCAATGCGGCGAAGGTTCCGAGAATTCTCAAAACCAAAGAAGGAAATATACACCGTCATCATATTCGTTTGCAACGAACGAACGGGGTCTGGGATTGTAAGGAGATTTTTGTGGGAGAAAAAGGGGAGGAGAGAATTTCCCTCCCCGAAGACTAG
- a CDS encoding methyl-accepting chemotaxis protein — translation MDEITKSIRKFTLQFILITEVVGYVITVGTAILFYQTFLEMDPEQLKVAIYITLGTTFFTLIYTFFSDKRRLKPIQDYSRTIEQGIIDKDTALSAQKSILRLPFGHSIEIASRIFITGFVIVLLLSRFATLDKSDYYNLLSIILLLSLSVGVYTFLVSERLTSKLIESGAFSNIDTSSLVKIKLTRSLTITFIFIVIILAIGVSSLVFKLNYTAIRKSYFNQMINVNETLHILTETIFEEVQADAERLRNDSNFLSFVAGGREKETKKYLENLLGRSSKYESISIIRVDDKNWKLLVATGTLASNGTSKLSDYELPPETIIAESLSAKKIFLSKPIASTVSGTPVVLALESIPGEKSTYLAFGLRIADLTSKLIGSIQIGKSGYPGLLNHGEVIINHVNPALNLKKLTDFPFYEQVKNYKDNVPIRYLFNGKYKYMILRKNTKYDFITFASIENEEIADDAIISVLAMAAISTVGMLFIGFLIYIILKKRLQPLEDSKDVLEAMAEGDLTKGLKVLSMDEIGEMSISINSFNKKVKMILGKIIEASSNLASSSDEMSGALNFISDNAQNQAASSEEISASIEEISAGMDGVETQTREQVGLLDRLGLDMNKFSNSIHETSANLEKTMSDVERITQEAKRGGSALELTNQSITKISRSSEDITGVIEIINTISEQIHLLALNAAIEAARAGSAGKGFAVVADEISKLADKTTNSIKDIEEIIQSNETEIGNGIRNITNTVTVISGIIQGISEINSQMKTVNQFMEDQLSKNDQMNLTAKEVKGRSDVIQVAVREQKIAIEEISRTITMINDLNQSSAASSEELSSSSIGLARLAEDLKKEVEFFKL, via the coding sequence ATGGATGAAATCACAAAGTCGATCCGCAAATTTACTCTTCAGTTTATTCTAATTACCGAAGTAGTCGGTTACGTTATTACTGTAGGAACCGCGATTCTTTTTTACCAGACGTTTCTGGAAATGGATCCGGAACAGCTAAAAGTCGCAATCTACATTACTCTTGGCACGACATTCTTCACGCTCATCTATACGTTTTTCTCGGACAAACGCAGGCTCAAACCCATTCAGGATTACAGCCGCACGATCGAACAAGGAATCATCGATAAAGACACGGCTCTGAGCGCTCAAAAATCAATCTTGAGACTTCCGTTCGGACATTCGATTGAAATCGCTTCCAGAATTTTTATCACCGGTTTTGTCATTGTTCTTCTCTTGAGTCGTTTTGCAACTTTGGACAAGTCGGATTATTACAACCTTCTTTCGATCATTCTTCTGCTTTCTCTTTCGGTAGGCGTGTATACTTTTTTAGTTTCCGAAAGACTCACGTCCAAGCTGATCGAATCGGGCGCATTCAGTAATATCGATACTTCTAGTCTTGTAAAGATCAAACTCACAAGATCTCTCACGATCACTTTTATCTTTATCGTCATCATTCTCGCGATCGGAGTTTCGAGTCTCGTCTTCAAACTCAATTATACCGCGATCCGAAAATCGTATTTTAATCAGATGATCAACGTAAACGAAACGCTTCATATTCTTACGGAAACGATTTTTGAAGAAGTGCAAGCGGACGCGGAAAGACTTCGTAACGATTCGAACTTTCTCTCTTTTGTGGCGGGCGGAAGAGAAAAAGAAACTAAAAAATATCTGGAGAATCTTCTGGGAAGATCCTCGAAATACGAATCGATTTCGATCATCCGAGTCGACGATAAGAACTGGAAACTTCTCGTCGCAACCGGAACTCTCGCGTCAAACGGCACGTCCAAACTTTCAGACTATGAACTTCCACCCGAAACTATAATTGCAGAATCTCTTTCCGCAAAAAAAATCTTTCTGAGTAAGCCGATCGCTTCTACGGTTTCGGGAACTCCGGTCGTCTTGGCTCTGGAATCCATTCCCGGTGAGAAGTCTACCTATCTCGCTTTCGGTTTGAGAATCGCGGATCTTACGAGCAAATTGATCGGTTCGATTCAAATCGGAAAGTCCGGTTATCCCGGTCTTCTCAATCACGGAGAAGTGATCATCAATCACGTAAACCCGGCTCTCAATCTAAAAAAACTCACCGACTTTCCCTTTTACGAACAGGTGAAAAATTATAAGGACAACGTTCCCATTCGTTATCTGTTCAACGGTAAGTATAAGTATATGATTCTTCGTAAAAATACTAAATACGACTTTATCACATTCGCTTCGATCGAAAACGAGGAGATCGCCGACGACGCGATCATCTCAGTTCTCGCTATGGCGGCGATTTCAACGGTCGGAATGTTGTTCATCGGATTTTTGATCTACATTATTCTTAAAAAAAGACTACAGCCTCTCGAAGACAGTAAGGACGTTTTGGAAGCGATGGCCGAAGGAGATCTCACAAAAGGTCTCAAAGTTCTGTCCATGGACGAGATCGGAGAAATGTCCATCTCCATCAATTCGTTTAACAAAAAGGTGAAAATGATTTTGGGCAAGATCATCGAAGCTTCGAGTAATCTCGCCTCCTCTTCCGATGAAATGTCAGGCGCTCTCAATTTTATCTCGGACAACGCGCAAAACCAAGCCGCGTCTTCCGAAGAAATTTCGGCTTCGATCGAGGAGATTTCCGCGGGAATGGACGGAGTCGAAACACAGACGAGAGAACAGGTCGGCCTTTTGGACAGATTGGGTCTCGACATGAACAAATTCTCCAATTCCATCCATGAAACTTCAGCTAACTTAGAAAAGACGATGTCCGACGTGGAGAGAATTACGCAAGAAGCCAAAAGAGGCGGAAGCGCGCTCGAACTCACAAATCAATCGATCACGAAAATCAGTCGGAGTTCGGAAGATATCACCGGAGTCATTGAAATCATCAACACGATCTCGGAACAGATTCACTTGCTCGCGCTCAACGCCGCAATCGAAGCCGCAAGAGCGGGCTCTGCCGGAAAAGGATTTGCGGTGGTCGCAGACGAAATTTCCAAACTCGCTGACAAAACTACAAACAGCATCAAGGACATCGAAGAAATCATTCAGAGTAACGAAACCGAAATCGGAAACGGAATTCGAAACATCACAAACACCGTAACCGTGATCTCGGGGATCATCCAAGGAATTTCAGAAATCAACAGTCAGATGAAAACCGTGAATCAGTTTATGGAAGACCAACTTTCCAAAAACGATCAGATGAATCTCACAGCAAAAGAAGTTAAAGGAAGATCGGATGTGATCCAGGTCGCAGTCAGAGAACAAAAAATTGCGATCGAAGAAATTTCAAGAACGATCACAATGATAAACGATCTCAATCAGTCTTCCGCGGCTTCATCGGAAGAGTTGAGTTCCAGTTCGATCGGACTCGCGAGACTAGCAGAAGATCTGAAAAAAGAAGTAGAATTTTTCAAACTCTAA